Within Phycodurus eques isolate BA_2022a chromosome 18, UOR_Pequ_1.1, whole genome shotgun sequence, the genomic segment atcGTATTAGATGATGCAGGACTTGGTTTTGTGGCCCGTTGGTGTGGTTATCAGTACAGAATAGTTATTGACTCCTGTCCATAAAAAGGAGTCatgaaagaataaaataaagtttgtaACGTTTTCTGCTCTTTGTTTAATTAAATGTGTGACCTATTATATTGCTAAATACAGAAAGCAGcataagaagaaaaaaggacatttgtAATTGGTTAAAgttcacaaaaacagaaaaatatagtTTGtatctataaataaaaaaaaaaagtagatggCAAGTttgcttttggaaaaaaaagtacacccAATACGATAGTTTCTTTCAttaggtagttttttttttgcatactactttattctgcatatttaaaaaatttgattCTGttcatgtaattgtttttgttgtttttcatctttttattcGACTGTTTGtatctactttctttgtttgaaAGAACAACTACTGTACTACTCTCAAGGGTTGCTACATATTGTAGTAAAATCCGAAAGGGTAGTCACTGTTCAAAATGTCTTGTGGTTCATCAGTAGACTGCGAATGGTTTCAACCCTATTTAAAGTATGTGCTCTGCATCCTTTTTTAGCTGGACAGATCTTGAAGTATTTCTCTATATCCACCTGATTCAAAATGTCTGATTTAATTTGTTGCAGGCATCTATAAAGAGTTGTGTTTGGAGTCGGTGAAGAACAAGTATGACTGCGAGATCCAGGCAGCCTGCCAGCATTGGGAGGTAAAAAGATCAAATAAAAGGAGgcaatttgtttaattttgcaaTCCAGGATAAATGGTTTCCTTTTCTCACAGTGTCTGTGGCAATATATGAATGATTCCTTCTATGTGTCACCCATTTATTTTCCCAGAGTGAGAAGCTGCTGCTGTTTGACACCGTGCAGAGCGAGCTGGAGGAGAAGATAAGACGACTGGAGGAAGATAGACACAGTATCGACATAACTTCAGGTACCGAGGAGTGACCAGTCAGGACACTTAACTATTATAACATGTTTATTCAGTAGTTGTTAAGTCAATGAAAAGTAATTACTTACATAGTCCTCATCATTAGGAAACCTTGCAACCCATCATACTTAAATCACTTTCCTGAAGTTTTCAAACACTACCtgatcatgaaaaaaatgtatggaataATTGCACTTTGGTCGGCACGGtggagcgactggttagagcgtctggctcacagttctgaggaccggggttcaatccccggccccgcctgtgtggagtttgcatgttctccccgtgcctgcgtgggttttctccgggcactccagtttcctcccacatcccaaaaacatgcatgaattgaagactctaaattgcccataggtgtgaatgtgagtgtgaatggttgtttgtttgtatgtgccctgcgattggctggcacccagttcagggtgtaccccgcctcctgcccgatgatagctgggataggctccagcacgcccgcgaccttagtgaggagaagcggctcagaaaatggatggatggatggaattgcaCTTTGAGTTGCTCAGTACAAACCTACATTGTACaatgttgtacctgaacgagttcagtgaacaaaagttcatgaactagttcacaTTTTGTGCgaatgtgaactgaacttacTGTAGTTCATTTCTGCCCGATGAATGTAATTGTGAACATGCTCATTCTGGCATCAAAGAACAGTTTTCgaatgaaagttcattttcattcaagggTGCCAGGATTTGTTAGGGACTTGCAGGAAAACCCtgtctgaacacactatatacgagccttcatatgttaGCGGCGGATAAAAGGTGTATGCGGTGCAGCCACGGACGTCATTCAATGCAGGCACGTCGCAGCTGCGTGAGAACGCGAgttgcgttcagggacactgcgtaaatgggaatttattttgctttgtaatataagaatagataaaatATTTCGTGAATATAGTCGGCTggaaggaatgcaaagttatcaattttattttctcgATGGTTTGTTATACAgtgttacatgtttttgtttgcacataaggacaaaagtcctgtttttgttttaattcctcatttgaaaaaacgccattcaagcaacaggtttttcctcatgttttttgaGATTgaagggtgaaagctgcagctgacTACTAGTGTAGACTGAATGGGTAGCAACactgggaaaatgaaatgccagtattttaaggggaatagcccgtcagcaacatattgagagaaACCAAAAAAGAGCTATGAACTAATTCAattttggaatggtgaatttAGTTCCATAATTTATGAACTATAAAATGAacgagttcatttttggaacggtgaccTGAACGTTGAACTAGTTAGTGTAGAAAagtaactttcccaacactgacatTATATGAAAACAACTAAGTATTGGGACGCATAgccattttcaccaggataaacttaaaatggtaaaaatgtgaatgttttttgttgagtttattattattattatttattcttcttcttccagaAGAATAATTTGTGAAGATTTTGTTGTTGGACATGGAGGCGTGGTTCACAATTTCTGCTCTAGTTGATTCCAAAGGTTTTCAGGGGGTTGAGGTCCGGGCTCTTAACCTTCTTCCATACCAAACCTCATTCCTTCATGGACCCTGCTTTGTGCCCCTGGGAACATGAACGAGTCTTCCCAGTAGTTTTCCTACAAAGTTTGAAGCTTTTTCCAAGATGTCTTGCTAGGATGAAAGTAATCTGATTTACGTGCAACTAAAGAGTCCAACCACTGATAGCTTAATCAATCGATTCAATATTTTGTCTCTATGGTGTATCTGTGATAAAGAGTCTTAGTCCggaataaatgaaaacaagtgTGTAAATAGAAGGTGAATTTTGCTGGAGAATATTCTAATACCAGCTGACACAGGTAACTCGGTGTAATGCAGCAGCCCCTGTCTCAGCCGTCCTCTTTGGTTTTTCAGAGTTGTGGAATGATGGGTTGCATTCCCGGAAAAATAAGAAGAAAGACCCGTTCTGCCccatcaagaagaagaagcctgTCGTTGTTTCTGATATCCTTTTCCATCGTCCCGCAATTCACTGCAGCACCTCGTCTGTCGGCATGTTGCCTCACCCTTTTCTTTAACTGCTCTTGCACGGCCTTATATTGTTTACATGCTGCAAGATCTGGATATTCTAGAAGACTGGACTGCAATAAGAAAggtaatattttgaaaatgatgaGTTGGAAGTGTCTGTCAAGATACGTGATGTGTTGTCTCTTCTCAGGCGATGGCGTCTCTCGGGCCGCATAGAGGGAAGGCTGATGGTTAGGATTGCACAAGACCATatactgtaatgtatttttctaaGCCTCACGTTATTCATGTTTTCCCTCATCTCTTTTCCCTCCAAACTCCCTCAGCGAAAACAGAACGACACCACCATGTTGCACGGTCTGAAGATGGACGGCTTTTCTATGACAGCCAGTGGTACTGCAGGGGCCAGACCATCTGTATCAACAGGAAAGATGAGTTTCCCACCAGGTTTGTGTGCGGGAGGATAGGTTCTTCACGTACTTCACCACATTTTGGGTTATGCAATATACAAATGGAAGCGGTTGCTTCAGGTTCTGATttaatgaacaacaacaacaacaaaaaaacatttggtcaCACAAACCACAGTTTTAAGGTTTGGGGTTCGAGTCTCGACTCTGTCTAGCCTTCCTGGGTGGAATTTGCACGTTTTTattgcttgcgtgggttttcactgggtactccggcttcctcccacattccacaaccatgcatgttaccttaattgaaaactaaattgttcataaatGTGTGATTGTTGGTCTACGTGCtctgcgactggctggtgacctgcccaggtgtacccagcctctcaaccaaagtcaaaattaggatccagctcacccacgatcCTAATCAACACAagtggtgaagaaaatggatgaattgttATTAAATGTTAAGTGAGCAGAGATTAGAATGTTCTGCTTTAcaataatgaaagaaaatcatATACAActatagtattattattatgattattaacaaattgaaaacaacaagaaaaaactaaaacagtatTTTCAGGAATTTCCAAGTGTTTCAGGACTGGACCTACCCATACCACTACTCTATGCACCAGACAGGCTGTAGTTTGTGGACCAACTAGCATTTCAACAATTTACTCACAGATGGGTGATGAATTCAAAGCACAAACGGAAAGGTCTTCAAAAGAAAGTGTTTGTATTATGGCACACTGAATGAA encodes:
- the brms1lb gene encoding breast cancer metastasis-suppressor 1-like protein-A, yielding MPVHSREKKESNHEEMEVDFPEQDGSSTDEEDTVSTSVSEDGDSSEMDDEDCERRRMECLDEMTTLEKQFTDLKEQLYKERLSQVDVKLQEVIAGCAQEYLEPLANLQENMQIRTKVAGIYKELCLESVKNKYDCEIQAACQHWESEKLLLFDTVQSELEEKIRRLEEDRHSIDITSELWNDGLHSRKNKKKDPFCPIKKKKPVVVSGPYIVYMLQDLDILEDWTAIRKAMASLGPHRGKADAKTERHHHVARSEDGRLFYDSQWYCRGQTICINRKDEFPTSAIITTINNDEVWFKRLDGTKSKLYISQLQKGKYTIKHS